In the Salvia splendens isolate huo1 chromosome 16, SspV2, whole genome shotgun sequence genome, AAATTTTACAAAATGTAAGCTTTGATACCAAAATGCAGCCTACCCCCTGTATTGGGTTTGGGTGCCATGTTGcaatatcataaaaaaaattgttactcATCAATAATAGTTCATAACTAAGCTTGATCAAGgtaaaaaaaatgtactcctATAAATGAATTGTATTAGTGAAATGTACACCAAAAAAAATGAACTGTACTCAAGAGAATATAtctgattaaaaaaattatactttgACATATAGTTATGTTCTCTCAATTGGAAATGGACTAAGGATTCTCAACTTTATGCAAAAGTCTAGAGCAACTCCAGCAAATAGAAAAATCAAAAGATTTTCAGAAACATACACCGCACCATCAAAAGCATGGGACACAATGCTGCTGGCATTTAGCTCCAGCGGCGCTCCAGCTTCGAGCATTGCTAGCCCTGCATCGCGAATATAATAATgagtaaaaataatataattatgtcttcaACCATCAGTACCAAAGTTATaattatatgaaaataatttatcatTAGACAGTCTTATAGTAAGAGGTGAGTTTATTTGCTGGTACCCTTTACACAGCCAAATGCTGCAGATGTCCCTGCTTTTAGCTGAAAATTATCCAAGTCTCGTCTGATTGCATAGCGGAAAGTTACTCCGAATAATGCACAACTAGCAAAGGTGATAGCCAGAGGTAGTATCAGTTGGGTATTGCTCGTAACCCGGGACAAAGAAATAGGAAGTTCTGCAAGAGTGCCAACAACAGCAGATACTGAAGCAGCTATAACAGACTGCAGTCTCTCCTTATCTTTGTCCGACATTCCACTTTCCATTTCTTTTGAAGCACTGTTCAATGATAGCTCTGCTTCTTCCACCATAGCTCTTGCTTCTGAGATTTCTTTCTGGGATTCAGCAATCTTCAATCACAAAACCAATAAGCATCCTTCTGTGTATAAGTATGCACTTGCAATTATCTAGACAATAAGGCATGTAAGAACATTGGTGTGCAAATATATAATTGAGTCAAAGAAGTCGATGTATCCCTATTTTGATCGCCATTTTAGGATAAAAGGTCTTCCATGTCTATCTTTCAGGTTTTCAGTCATAAACTATCCTAGTCTCTGATTCATTATTTAGACATATATACAGCAAAAAGCCACTAGACCACAATCATGTCTATTATGCAATTTGTTCAAAAGCATGAAATCACTCACTAAATTGGCGATGCTACTCTTTGTCTGCACTAATATCTACAGCAATCAAGAATGAGAGCACCATACACTTTGCTAGCTACAAAATGATGGTACCTCAGATGCCTTTGATTCAAGCTGATCAATATATTCCCTCATAACCCTGGCCTCCTCTTCTTGCTTTTGAATCTCAGCAAGCTGCCTCTTGGCAATTTCAACTCTGGAAGAGGCTTGCTCCAGTCCTTGTAAAAGAGCCTTGTTCTCCTCTTTGTTCAAAAGTTGCTCAACTCTCTCATCCACCATGCCTGATAAGATATCCTTCAAACTCCCATCATCGCTAGCTGGGCTGCCATTGTTGCTGCATTTCACAACCACAGCTGCTGCTgctaaagaagaagaaaacagaGACAATCTGGCTGAAGGGACTGTGTTATGGAAGCAAATTTGGGGGATCGAACTCGAACATGGGTTTCTGGTGCTAGTTGTGATGATGGTTACCATGGAGGCGATCAAATTTTGTGCTGCTGATTATCAGGATGAGATAAATATCAGTTCTATTGTGTTTCTACATATTATCTAATATGATTCTTTAATACGAATTTCCATGTTATTTTCATTCTCATGCTCATGAAAACTTGAAGAAAAATAAACATGCAACAGATTCAGTAATTAGCTTACACTCCCTGCGACCTCCTTCCTATTAATAGCGTCTCAAAATGCTTAGGTTACAGAGATTAAGACAATTTTAAGGCACTTTTTGGGTTTGAGACATTATAAATGAAACAACCCATAAGTGGTTTTGCAGAAGTGCTATCTCAACTCAAAACTCACATTCTTCACCTCAAAAAAACATGCCTTAATTTGTGTGCAAAAAAAAAGGATGCCATATATTTTGAATAGAAGGAATTTTGAAACATTATAAAGAGCTTAAAGTCCTGCATAGCTTATAAACTGTGAAAATAAATAAGTTCCTCAATCCCATACTCCTTCTTCATGATCTTTTAAGCAAAAATCATATCACCAAAAGACTACTAAAATTTGTACTATTTAATGTATACTCTTCTCATTTCATGTATCCTCAATTTTCTCCCTCTACGATTTTAAATTGCAAATTTCTCTAACTTAATAACCTTTTCAGACATTATTTCTCGAAGACTGTGGAACTTATAAGCTATGTAAAAAACACCCTCCCAATCTAATGTACTACTACCAATTAGCAAAACAAGTCTTATGTTATTATGTAACAACAAATGAATCATATTTTCAGAGGATTACAAATGATAGTATCATAAGAGGCAAGCACTTCCAcaaaaatttataagtatacgtacaaacgaaaaataaaagaaaaaaaatatatcattaaTTCAGAATGCTCAGGTTAATATGAAATATCCGAAGAAGCATGGGTGTACTCAATGAGACTGCATAGAACGCGGCAGGac is a window encoding:
- the LOC121770628 gene encoding uncharacterized protein LOC121770628, which produces MVTIITTSTRNPCSSSIPQICFHNTVPSARLSLFSSSLAAAAVVVKCSNNGSPASDDGSLKDILSGMVDERVEQLLNKEENKALLQGLEQASSRVEIAKRQLAEIQKQEEEARVMREYIDQLESKASEIAESQKEISEARAMVEEAELSLNSASKEMESGMSDKDKERLQSVIAASVSAVVGTLAELPISLSRVTSNTQLILPLAITFASCALFGVTFRYAIRRDLDNFQLKAGTSAAFGCVKGLAMLEAGAPLELNASSIVSHAFDGAVYVSENLLIFLFAGVALDFCIKLRILSPFPIERT